A single region of the Anguilla anguilla isolate fAngAng1 chromosome 17, fAngAng1.pri, whole genome shotgun sequence genome encodes:
- the LOC118216551 gene encoding E3 SUMO-protein ligase CBX4-like: MELPAAGEHVFAVESIEKKRIRKGRIEYLVKWTGWSPKYNTWEPEENILDPRLLIAFQNRERQEQLMGYRKRGPKPKQPLVQVPSFARRSSALSGFPEAPPDEDGPPRLDPVVVHRCQPQHYQLNSKKHHQYQPRGGESPADLLAGGKKRYFYQLNSKKHHHYQPDPKMYDVQYHRAREVRGHEPARHGPAPPPAETGSPGKARDVPSALGSEKQLPRPEGAEPALSSGTAAPQTAALPSSLSGKMKIIKNKNKNGRIVIVMSKYMEGGAPAAKAKKAEPAGAGLRNSPERTTEAHAQKPCAREGDGEGVSGAPESGQPRGQPPMELGRSPKEEPSVPEQNKTEEAMSLAQPPQDRPLPLTTRPDLAPWRFDGLALSRLDQRTPHPAFGPAHGPAHGHAHSRKRGSPAAPDEEEEEEEGGWAGRKRFPAPRGFLAPCPMRSLPQDKPMDLQLLGHGSHLGNSLGLDSDPDEPIDLSCAKPKANATATATATPPATTTVTPPTTATAVPESPGPRGEGSGSGSGSGSGGGAPAQREEPLCTFSPFLGNIIITDVTTNCLTVTFKEYVSV; encoded by the exons ATGGAGCTACCTGCCGCAGGAGAACACGTATTTGCGGTGGAGAGCATTGAAAAGAAACGCATTCGAAAG GGTAGGATAGAATACCTGGTGAAGTGGACAGGATGGTCTCCCAA ATACAACACGTGGGAACCAGAAGAAAACATCCTTGACCCGCGACTGCTGATTGCTTTCCAAAACAG GGAGAGACAGGAGCAGCTGATGGGGTATCGCAAACGGGGACCCAAGCCCAAACAGCCGTTAGTCCAg GTTCCCTCTTTTGCGCGGAGATCCAGTGCCCTCTCTGGCTTTCCGGAGGCTCCCCCAGATGAGGACGGCCCGCCCAGACTGGACCCGGTGGTGGTGCACCGATGCCAGCCGCAGCACTACCAGCTCAACAGCAAGAAGCACCACCAGTACCAGCCCAGGGGCGGAGAGAGCCCGGCCGACCTGCTGGCCGGCGGCAAGAAGAGGTACTTCTACCAGCTGAACAGCAAGAAGCACCACCACTACCAGCCCGACCCCAAGATGTACGACGTGCAGTATCACCGAGCcagggaggtcagaggtcacgagCCTGCCCGTCAcggcccggctccgccccctgcggAGACGGGGAGCCCGGGCAAAGCGAGGGACGTCCCCTCCGCCCTGGGGTCCGAGAAGCAGCTGCCCCGCcccgagggggcggagccagcgctCAGCTCCGGCACAGCGGCCCCGCAGACGGCGGcccttcccagcagcctcagcgGCAAGATGAAGATCatcaagaacaagaacaagaacggACGCATCGTCATCGTCATGAGCAAGTACATGGAGGGCGGAGCCCCGGCCGCCAAGGCCAAGAAGGCGGagccggcgggggcggggctgcggaACTCTCCGGAAAGGACTACAGAAGCCCACGCCCAGAAGCCCTGTGCCAGGGAAGGGGACGGCGAGGGGGTGTCGGGAGCCCCCGAATCGGGGCAGCCCCGCGGGCAGCCCCCCATGGAGCTGGGGAGGTCGCCGAAGGAGGAGCCCAGCGTTCCGGAGCAGAACAAGACGGAGGAGGCCATGAGCCTGGCCCAGCCGCCGCAGGACCGCCCCCTCCCGCTCACCACCCGGCCCGACCTGGCCCCCTGGCGCTTCGACGGCCTCGCCCTGTCCCGGCTGGACCAGAGGACGCCCCACCCCGCCTTCGGCCCCGCCCACGGCCCCGCccacggccacgcccactcccGCAAGCGCGGCTCGCCGGCGGCGccagatgaggaggaggaggaggaggaagggggctgggcggggcgcAAAAGGTTCCCCGCCCCGAGGGGTTTCTTAGCCCCCTGCCCCATGCGCTCACTGCCCCAGGACAAACCCATGGACCTCCAGTTGCTCGGCCACGGCAGCCACCTCGGCAACAGCCTGGGTCTGGACTCCGACCCCGACGAGCCTATTGACCTGAGCTGTGCGAAGCCTAAGGCCAATGCGACCGCGACCGCGACCGCCACCCCGCCCGCAACCACGACCGTGACTCCGCCCACAACAGCGACCGCGGTCCCAGAGAGCCCGGGCCCACGGGGAGAGGGGTCGGGGTCGGGGTCGGGGTCAgggtcggggggaggggctccagcacagagagaggaacCACTTTGCACTTTCAGCCCCTTCCTGGGGAACATCATCATCACCGACGTCACCACGAACTGCCTCACCGTCACCTTCAAGGAATACGTCTCCGTTTGA
- the cbx8a gene encoding chromobox protein homolog 8a, with amino-acid sequence MELSAVGERVFAAESIIKRRIRRGRMEYLVKWKGWSQKYSTWEPEENILDARLFAAFEERERERELFGPKKRGPKPETFILKAQAKAKAKTYEFRSDMTRGIRVSYPVPEPVVTPRAREGLRTIVPTIFPPSSINRGESVRVRPPEPERGQRSMGTPRQISEGFVSAPKKRGPKPKLRFKDSSNICPAHEPGKTSRSDAQVNFGPSKFAKHGLPEAENSKLSVIQLPQRHHSDSNYVKKQLGYAPSGGTINYGCASGPSRKGLDFPHGRTKEGSGGILAQPKLHLSKSAFHGSDSSSQREKPEIRAKIPVARIFAEPSDDSWTPCLNNIEKVVVTDVTSNFLTVTIKESSTDKGFFKDKR; translated from the exons ATGGAGCTGTCGGCTGTCGGGGAAAGGGTGTTCGCAGCAGAATCCATCATCAAACGGCGGATACGGAGA GGTCGAATGGAATACCTGGTGAAGTGGAAGGGCTGGTCTCAGAA GTATAGCACCTGGGAACCAGAGGAAAACATCCTGGACGCCCGTCTTTTCGCTGCTTTTGAAGAAAG AGAGCGTGAGAGGGAGTTGTTTGGGCCCAAAAAGAGGGGACCGAAACCGGAGACTTTCATATTAAAG GCTCAAGCTAAAGCGAAAGCCAAAACGTACGAATTCAGGAGCGATATGACCAGGGGTATTCGGGTTTCATATCCCGTCCCGGAACCGGTCGTTACACCGCGAGCTCGCGAAGGGTTAAGGACCATAGTACCCACTATTTTTCCGCCGAGTAGTATCAACAGAGGGGAGAGCGTGCGGGTCAGACCTCCGGAGCCGGAGCGAGGCCAGCGATCGATGGGAACGCCACGGCAGATCTCAGAAGGATTCGTCTCGGCGCCCAAGAAGAGGGGACCGAAGCCGAAGCTACGTTTCAAAGACAGTTCTAATATCTGCCCAGCCCACGAACCCGGCAAGACGAGTAGGTCAGACGCCCAGGTTAACTTTGGGCCATCCAAATTTGCTAAACACGGTCTTCCCGAGGCTGAAAACTCAAAGTTGAGTGTTATACAACTGCCTCAGAGGCACCACTCGGATTCTAATTATGTCAAAAAGCAGCTAGGATATGCACCCAGTGGAGGTACGATAAACTATGGCTGTGCTAGTGGGCCCAGCCGAAAAGGCTTGGACTTCCCCCATGGCAGGACTAAAGAGGGCTCAGGTGGCATACTGGCTCAGCCCAAACTGCACCTTTCAAAAAGCGCATTTCATGGATCCGACAGCTCTTCACAAAGGGAAAAGCCCGAAATTCGTGCCAAAATTCCAGTCGCCAGGATATTTGCGGAGCCCTCTGATGACTCCTGGACCCCGTGTCTGAACAACATTGAGAAGGTTGTTGTGACGGATGTGACATCAAACTTTCTCACTGTGACCATCAAGGAGAGCAGCACGGATAAGGGATTCTTTAAAGATAAAAGATGA